The following DNA comes from Synechococcus sp. CC9616.
GCTCATTCAATACAACGAACAGAGCATTATTTGGACAGAAGGAAAATTACGTCAACCACAAGAACGGGGAACACTTCAGATAGTCACGTCTGAAGCATGACCCTCGAAACCCGTATTGCGCTATTCCTACTGGGGGAACTGGTGGCAGCACTACGCGCCAATGACCCTGACACCTTCAAGCGGTGGCTATGTGGCGAGGTGCAACACCTTGGTAAGTCTGAAATTTAAGAGTTGCTGCTGGATTGGCTTGTGCCGTTTCTGACAGAAGAAGAGAAGGACAGGCTGATTGCTTGGCACTTGGGGGTGAGGCTCTAGTTCCTTTGGGGGCTTATCAGCCCACACTCAGTGGCTTGGCTTCAACATCAGATGGAGTTAACTCATTGCACATCTGTCCCCGAGCTATGAGGTCCATTGCTGTTCTCACAGCTGCTGTGCTTGCAACTGTTGTTAGTCCTGCCAACGCCGTGACGTTGAAGCTCCGCTGCGAAAACCCTCAAGTCGAGTACGCCAATTCGACTTTGTATATCGACGAAGAGAATGGTCGAATCACCCAAATTTGGGATGCCGATGGTTACAGGGACACCAGCCCGGCCACATTTAAAGACGGGGTCTGGAGGTGGGTGGGCACTATCCCTGTAGGAGCTGGAGAGCCCGATATTCCTATCGACAGGAGCCTTGATCGTCGAACGGGAGAAGTTTTCGCTGCAATCCAAGTGGGATCGGAAACACTTTTTCCACCCGGGGCGTTTTGTCGTTGACATAACAAGGCTTCCTTCAACGACGACGCGACATCAACTGTCGCGCCAGCAGCACCACGTCCTGAGCATTAGGTATCACGGGATCGGTTAGCACGCTGTTTTCAGGAAGATGCTCCAATTCAGTGCGAATTCGCGAAAGCGACCGCAACGTCGCAGCAGCTCGTAGATCAGAGTTTTGATCCAGTTCTTTCAGAAATTCCCGCAGGTCCGTGAGGCATCCGGGCTGACCTGCCATCAAACCCAGACCGTCGCAGTCTGTGGATTAAAGAAGCCGCTGCCCCCAGCAGCATCACAGCCACATGTCCGATCGCCAAAGCGGAAGGGCCGACGGGTTGATCAGGGACCGCCAGCGTCATTGTCATCGCTCTTTCTGTCTTCCAGGACGTCCATCACCAACGTGTGCAGCTGTACGCAGGACTTGTCCTCCTCAGCATCTGATGGCAGCTCGCCTGACTGACGCGACCTGCATCTATCCACCAGGATTTTCAGGCCAGTGGCTTTGATGGTGCCGCCAGGTTCAATGCCAAATATCTCTTGATCAGATGGCCAGACAAGATCTTTCGCGTCTGGCTGCTGTGAGCAGGCAGCCAGCATTGCAAGGGCAACGACGGTTATAAGTGCTTTCATTTGATTTCCTCCAAGCGGGCAACGTCGACGGCACACTCGCGAATGGGACCGAAGCTCTGCACGATTGTCTCGGCGACATCACCGACCAGATTGCCGAGGGCTAGCAGTATTCAGACGAGCAACTGTTCCATGCAGCCTCGTCTCAACTCCAGTGGAAACTCATCGGTACCGCCCCATCAAGACTCAATTTGACCGGGCAGTTTTCAGCAGCTTTCTTCAGGATTTTTCGTTCCTTGGAATCGATGTGAGGAGGCAGCTCAATCCAAACATCGAGCAGGGCGATTTTGCGCGGGGCCTCTGAGGTCATGACCTTCTCCACCCGAGCTGCGCAGCCCTTGAGATCCCAGTTATGGCGTTCGGCAACGATCCCCATGATCGTCAGGACGCAGGTGTTTAGTGCTGTCGCAATTAGGTCGGTGGGTGAGAAGCGCTCACCCTTTCCTTGGTTATCGGTTGGGGCATCTGTTTCCAGGGCTGAACCTGACGGGGAGTGAACCGAGCTACAGCGCAGTTGCCCGCTGTAGCTGCTGCTGATTGATGTCACGTCGCTGAGGGAATTCACCAACAGGTTGGCAACAGCCGAGCCCATGGCCCAGATCAGTGCGTAGGCGACAGTGCACAGAGCTTGTCGGGTTGAGCCACTTCTCCAACAACCGCACCGAGATTGTTCTGCGCCAAGTCCATACGTACGCTCTCCATCAGTCAATGAATAGCCTGGGCCACAAGGTCAGTGCGTTGGACGTTCGCCTTGTCAATTTCCTCCGTAATAAGGGTGTAAGCCTGTTGGGTAGTTCGTTGCGCTGTTCAGCGACTGACCCGCTTACTGGCTTGTTCCGCCTTGCGAGCTTCGAGCTGTCTTGGCCTGCAGTCGTGGCAAAGCCCGTTGCTCTTAGCGGATGGTTGACCAATTCCAACTGACTGCATTCACGGCATTGGATGACATGGCTGCAGTCGCTATTCAGCTGGCCATGCTTTCTTCCAGATCGACATACTCCTCATCGCTGAGACCAGGGGTGATTGTCGCCGTGACACCGAGTCCTTTGGTCCAGGGATAGGTGTGTTTCTGTACTGCGGCCAGATTGTCGGCTTCTACAAGCAGCACGCCTCCACCTAGGTGAGGGTGGATCTGACGCGCGAGCATTTTGAAGCCCACGAACTCATCCATGGGCTTACCGCCCTTGATGTAATCCACGATCGCCTGGGTGTATTTCTCGTTGGTGGGATCGGGAGCGCACCAATGGATCATGAAGCGAGCCATCTAAAAACTGTTCAACACCACTCGATCTTTGCCTTAACAGCTGGGATCACTAGTAACTAAAAGAACATCAGGCTTGTCCTATGGGACGCGATACTTGAGTTTCCACTGGGAGATCCCAGTCAGAAAGGGGGTGGCACGCAATATCTGCACTGAAAACAATCCATTCGAATAAAACGTGCCACATGTCTAAAGCCAGAGACCTGATCAACGCCTACTTCTACCCAGTGCTGGCGACCTTCGCGGTGATCTATGGAGCCATTCAGATTGCTCCCATTGCACAGCAGGCGCGTTCCAACAATGCATGTGTTCAGCAGGAACCAAACTTACGGGACTCAACAGACGCACAGAAACAATACTGAGCGAGAGTCTGCAGCCCGAGGCATCCTTAGCAGTGCATGGCTACTCCATCTCTAGCCTTCGCCAATGAGCCCTGTCTGTGCCTGGTCTGCAAATAGAGAAACCTCGCCATTGCTGATGAGGTTTAGTACACAAAAGTAGTGTGCCGAAATTAAGGGGTTGCGCTTGATTTGTCATATACATCAGGAACTGGAAAGTTTTTGCCTATTGCTCTGATCCCAAGTTTAATCTTGTCTTTTACTATCCACTGTGCAAAGGTATTGCTGTTCGGACCAGGCCAGTATCTGTATTTATTAATGAATGGATAGGCTTGTGGAGATGATTCGACTTTTTCAATGATCGGGAAAGCCTCTTCATCTATCCATTGTTGAACTAATCGAGAAGGCCCATTGCCAACACCTTGATAGGGAGTCAGAAGGTTCTTGTGCAGATGTCCCCAAGACGATTCATTCTGGTGAGGGTGTTGCCACACTTCCCATCGATTACATCCTTGATGCTGACTGCCTTCGCCTGCATGAAAGATCAACAGCCAGTAATGATCAGCAACGACTCCGACCAGGCTTGGAATCTTTGCTGCACGAAGCTCGACTCTGATCACTGCTTCCTGTACAAACCCATAAGCATCTCTCGCTGCTTTTATTGAAACACCTCCTTAGGATCCAATATAGGGCAACGCTGCAGCTTCAACGCTTGATTGTAGATCTCTAGAAAATCTAGAACAGTCATAGAAATCTCCAGAAATTGGGATGCGCCGAAGCTGTAGGCTCGTTGATGGTGGTTTAAGATTCTAATTGCCAAAAGCTCGGCTGCTCCTCCTCTTCTGGGTCAGGGATTGGAGGCAAGTAGGTTCCGACTGAGTATGCCAAACGTCGAATCTCCTTAAACTTATCTCCATGAGGATGATTCTTCAGCATATTGTTCACATAGAGTCGAAGGTAAGCCATTTCTTGCCTGGTACATAAATCATAACCCAAGGTAGCGCAGTTCCCTAGAATTATCTAAATCCAGAAGTAACACCGTAGAAACAAATGACTGAGCACGAAGGAGTATCTATTGAGTTTCCGAAGGAGACCAACCAGCAGCAGTTTGAAGCAGCGGTTGCCCAGCTAGCTCGGGCGCTGACTATCGACCTGTATTGCTGGTGGTCTAGGTCGATTGATATGCCTGAAAAGAACGAAGAAGAAGTCCTTGGTCAGGCAAGGGTGATGGCCACCAAAGCCGTTGAGCACCTCAAGCTCTACGAAAACTCAGGTACGAACTCCGTTTTCGTTGCGCGTATGTGCGTCATCTACCTGTACACCGCAATTGATCGCATCAACCGAGGCGAGAGCACTGAGCATTACAACGAAATTGAAGAGCATCTTGAGAAGACTGACTTACAGAGATATGTGGTCAAGATGTGCGATGTTGAGATGACCGCTGGTCACGCCAAATTTGAGGAAGGCATGAAGCCAGAACTGAGAAAGCTGGCGGTTTGTATTGCTCTCAGGTCGTGGATTGATAGTGGAACTGAAAACGCAGAGACCTTGTATCAGCCGCTTATGGCTGACTTGCGGGTCTTTGGAAAGGCGCTCGATCAACGTGGAATGGTCTATTTGCTGGTTGCCGGACGGCTAGCAACTGCTGCTTCAATGTGTCACGAAGACCTGTATCCAAACCACCCCACCCACTATCCAGATAAAGCTTTGGCTTACGCGGAAAAAGTCATGATGGATATTTGCGCTCCTGTCTAAGAAGGCATTGCAACAGAAGAATAAAATCATATCCCGTTATTATTTTTCAATCAAGCTGTAAGTCTTGCCGTCAATGCAGCAGCTTCCAGTCTTCGAAATCTTCAGGCGAAGGGTTTTATAATTTCCGTGCCCCTCAATATCATTAGCCCAACTGGAGATGGAGCGGAATACCTGACCAGTTTTCTCACGGCGAACTTGAATGTTGCCCCCTAAATTACCTTTGCTACAGGAACAGCAACGTGCAGTAGCAACTTGTACCAAATTAACCAATTGGACTTTATAGATTTCACCGCAGCATTGGCACATTGCATCCAGCTTGTAATCTGACTTCTGGTATTTCTCTGCGTGCCCAGGTAAAGTAAGCCAGTCGCCGTATCTTCGATGAGCAAGGATATAAATCGATAAATCAACATTGTGCTCTTTGCAGTATCGATAAACCTTGCCTCGATCAATCTTTAATCCAAGCTTTCTTATAGCAGACTTCACATTAGCACTATTATTTTGAATATAATCTATAACCCGTTCAATCTCTTGCCGAGTCTTCTCTTTGCAACGTTCGTGGTAGTTTGATTTAATTCCTAACTGTTTTAGCGCTGTGTTGACATAAGGTTGAGAACAGTCCATCATCTTTGCAATATCGTATTTAGACAATGCCTTTAGCTGTTCAGTTGTGAACTTCTCTTGAAGCCGCACATGCAATGGATCTTTATTTCGCCGTCGTGGCTTTCGTATTCCTAACTCAAGACAACGCGAACGTATCGTTTCGGCTGAAACTCCAAACACTGCTGCTACATCAGTTAAGGTCATTTAATTTGTATCGACCTTTTGAATAAGCGATTTAAGTTGTTCAGGGTCGATGATTATTTTTCTAGTTCTAGGTACTGGTTTTGTTACTATTGTCTTCCTTATTGTATCTATTTACGATTAGAAATATGGCCAGTTAATAACTAAAAGACAATAAAAAGCATAAAAAAGACCCGCATTAAGCGGGCTTTTTAGTATTCAATTGCTTATCACTTGGCGTATTCAACACCACGATAGGTGAAGATACCGTGCTTGTCTTCGGAGAGCCAGCTCATGTTGTTGATGGGTACTCCACGGTATGCACGCTCGTTAAGGAGGGCTAGATCCCGCTCTGTAGCGGAGCGACGGATGCGTGTAAACGCATCGACGATTGATTTTGCTTCGATGTTTGTCATTGGAAACTCCATGATGAGGTGAAATTTCCCGTTCCTTCAGCCTCTGGCTTACTTGCGTCCCCTCTTCAGGGATGAACGTATTAACAATGTAGCATCAGCTACTTTCCATAGGGGTAGTCAAGCCACTTTTATTGTTAGGCTTGCCGTAATTCTTTACGTTTACTCGTTCAAATCCTTGAGTCCGCCAAGAGTTTTACCTTTTGATTTCGGCTTGGCTCGTTCTGCTTGTGATTGAGCAAGCATGCGGCTGCGGTCTAACTCTTGTTGGGTCTTTTTGTTCCGTTCAAACCGACCAGCCGGTGAGTCTTGCCTTACCATCGGTGTAAACCCGCCAGCCAAGCCCTTCAGCAGCAAGGGCGTTCCATATAGAGATGATTGATTCCATCTCCCAGGGCATGACGTCGATCATTCCCACCGCCCGTGATGTGGACTCGGCATTGCGCTTGTTTCTGCCGGAGCCTATCCGCCTGATGAATCAGCTTGATCGCTTCGCTGTGGCTTGTGCAGGCTTCAGCTGCTTCAATGACAATGGTGTGAAGCCCTTGGATGTTGTTCATTAGGCCAGCTTCTTAGCCACAAGCTCTCGCTCGGTGAAGCTCTTTCTGGGATTCACGGCTGGCAATCCTTTAAGTAGTTTTCACCATCCCGGAATGTTCGGACCACGCCCCGTCTTCCATTTCGATCGCCACCACTGGACTCCATATCTCACAGCATCCAGGCTGTGATTGGCGCAACCATCTGCAATCCTCTCAACATCTCGTTGATGCCTCGGTAATGTCGGCCAGGTCGCCATCAACCCTTCACATGCCTTAGTCCATAACAACCATGGTGTTTCAGGTGTGCGGCCCGCTGCTTGAAGCATCGCCCTCACCAAGGCAAGCCCATTTTCTTCCCGTTGTTGCATCTTCCCTGCCCTGATTAATGGGCACCCTGCAGCTCTAAAGTCACCCGCAGTGGACCCTCGATAACTACCAGTTGCAAGAATTTGCCTGACATTGCAGGCACTAGATCTGGTGGATTTGGGGTTAAACGTTCTCCAGCACTGATTCACTACGAGCCCATTCGTAGTTGCTCTCATGGGTGCTCAGGCTGCGGCCCATGGCCATGCAGATCACGTCCTTGCGATGACCTAAACGGTGTGCCCGCAGTGAATACGCATTGCGGAACGAATAGGGCCGCAACCATTCCCCCGTCTTGTCGTACTTATCCTTCAGTTCTTGCCAATACGGCTGACGCTCAAGGAACGTCCGCACCGCGTATTTGTCGCTGAGTGGTGGGAGCTCAAGCTGACCAATCGCCATGGCACCCGCCAAGTTCCAATCCACCAGTTCGCCAACGTGATCTTTCAACGGCAGCGGCATCAACCAGCGAGGATCGGTCTTGGTTGAACCGCAGACCTTTTCATAAGTGCAATAAACAGTCGGCTCCGCGGTGCTGGGATGCTCGCGTGAAACCAAGTGGCTGAGCTCTTCAGGCCTCAGCCCGTAGAGAGCCATCAACCGGAAAGAGTTTTTCCAAAGGCTGCAGCGAACATCATCCGGAAGGCTGTCGATCAGACGCAGGATTTCCTGGTCGGTGATCGTCGCCACGGTGCGGCGCTTCGCTTTCTTGCCCTTCATCTCTTTGGCTACCCGTGCCGTCACGGTCCAGCTCTCAGCTGGCAGGCCATGCACTTCGACGCGGTAATCAAGGAATTTTCGGACGGTCGTCACCGCAATTTCACGACGACGCGGCTTGTCCTCCCACTGGCTGACAACTTGGCTCAGCAGCTCACGGGCGTTCAATGGGGCTGCGGAGCCACCTAACAAATAGATGGCTTGCTCAAGGAACGGCGCGTAATTGTCCTTCCAGGTGGAGGGCTGCAGGCCGCTGGTCAGTTTCAAATCAGCCTGGAATTTCTCCAACAGAACTGGCCATCGGCTATGCGATGTCGGCCTTGCCGTGGTGGCCGCGGCGGGTTGACTGATGCGGCTCAAGGCATCGCGAAGGTCGTAACCGTCGCCCACCAGTTGGTGAAGCTCAGTGATCAACACCACCGCTTCAGAAACGGTGTCAGCGGCCCATGCGATGGGGAGCGTCATGGTCGAGGCGTTTGCCCCTCCTGCACCGGAGCGGACTGACAAAAAAACCTTCCCGCGCATGTTTTTCACAGACCAGCCCTTGGGGCAGGCGCCACGGAGACGTTGAACCCACTTCGGCTGCGCTGTACGAACCGCTGCTTTCTGCTCTCACCAAAAAAGGGCTCCTGGTTTCCCCGAGAGCCCTTAGTGTGACTGACGCCCCCTGATGGATTCGAACCATCGACCGACTGCTTAGAAGGCAGTTGCTCTATCCAGCTGAGCTAAGGGAGCAGGCGTCCAGTTTCGCAGCCGCCAGGTGCGTTGGCTGGCTTGTGAGCAGGAGCTGCTTTTAATGGAAGGAGCTGTGCGGCACCTGACGATGGCTCCAAGGCGTCTCACGGATCGCGAGAAGCAGGAGCTGGTTGGCCGTTACAAGGCTGGAGAATCCACTGCGGCACTGGCTGAGGCCTACTCCTGCAGCCCCAACACGGTGAGTCGCACCGTCAAGGCGCTACTCCCCGCAGAGGCCTATCAAGCCCTCAAGTCCAGTCGGCAGAAATCAAAGCCTTCCGCAGTTGAGCCTGAGCCATCGCAAGAGGTCAACGTCTCCTCTGACTCGCCACCAGCTCCCATCCCTTCGCCCGATCTTGATGCCGGAGGCGCGGACGAAAGCGACGATCCAGGCACCCTCGCTCTTGATGACGCTGAAGACTTCGGTGATGAACCGGACGAGGATTCCGACGAGGACGACAGTTCCAGCTCCGATTTCGAGACGTTCCAAGAACTTGTTCCCCTGGCCGATGTTGGCAACCTCAATGACAACCGGCGTCTTGAGCCTCTCCCGTTAACGGCGGGCCTGCTCCCCACCAGCGTTTACATTCTGGTGGACAAGGTGGTGGAACTGGATGCCAAGCCATTGAGCGATTTCCCTGAATTGGGGCCGCTTGATGAAACCGAGCAACAGCGCCAAGGTCTTTGCCTCTACAGCAGTCCTCGCACTGCCAAGCGCCAGTGCGGCCGCAGTCAGCGGGTGATCAAGGTTCCGGATACCAGTGTGTTTGAACGCACCAGTTCGTACCTGCTGGCGCGCGGAATCACCCGTCTGGTGATGGAAGGAACCCTGATCGCGATTGATGCGGACGAATAAGGCCGATCAGTTGCGTTGATCCGGAAGGAGAACCGCTGCCGTTGTTCCGCCGCTGATCACGCCAAGAACAAACGACACTCCCACCAGAAAACCGCTTGGGAGCGGAACGGATCGCGATGTTCCGAGCTGAATGCTGTGGCGCTCGCTGAGATTCTGCGCTCCCAGGCAGAGCAACAGCAGGAACAGCATTCCTCCTCCGAAACTCAGCAGCAGCAGGCGCAGGCGAAGAAGCATGCAGGACTCAATGTTGAGGTAAGTTTGTCGTGCGCCGATGCAGAAGGGCGTACAGCTCCCGGCGGGAGGTGCCGGTCTGGTCTGCCAATTCTCGGGCAGCATCGCTGGCACTGGCTCCAGCCTCCATGTGTTGCTCGAGTCGCCGCAGAAGCTCCGCTTCGGAGTGCTGTGTGGTGGGTTGCAATGGCGCTCCTCCGAGAACCAGTGTGCATTCCCCCTGAGGGGGATGCTGACGAAAGTGCTCCCTTGCAGCACCCACTGTTGGGCCGATCTGTTGCTCGTATCGCTTGGTGAGTTCTCGGGCGACCTGCACTGGCCGATCTTCGCCGCA
Coding sequences within:
- a CDS encoding OsmC family protein, with protein sequence MGSAVANLLVNSLSDVTSISSSYSGQLRCSSVHSPSGSALETDAPTDNQGKGERFSPTDLIATALNTCVLTIMGIVAERHNWDLKGCAARVEKVMTSEAPRKIALLDVWIELPPHIDSKERKILKKAAENCPVKLSLDGAVPMSFHWS
- a CDS encoding DUF3303 domain-containing protein — protein: MARFMIHWCAPDPTNEKYTQAIVDYIKGGKPMDEFVGFKMLARQIHPHLGGGVLLVEADNLAAVQKHTYPWTKGLGVTATITPGLSDEEYVDLEESMAS
- a CDS encoding DUF3750 domain-containing protein, which encodes MIRVELRAAKIPSLVGVVADHYWLLIFHAGEGSQHQGCNRWEVWQHPHQNESSWGHLHKNLLTPYQGVGNGPSRLVQQWIDEEAFPIIEKVESSPQAYPFINKYRYWPGPNSNTFAQWIVKDKIKLGIRAIGKNFPVPDVYDKSSATP
- a CDS encoding DNA-binding protein, producing MAPRRLTDREKQELVGRYKAGESTAALAEAYSCSPNTVSRTVKALLPAEAYQALKSSRQKSKPSAVEPEPSQEVNVSSDSPPAPIPSPDLDAGGADESDDPGTLALDDAEDFGDEPDEDSDEDDSSSSDFETFQELVPLADVGNLNDNRRLEPLPLTAGLLPTSVYILVDKVVELDAKPLSDFPELGPLDETEQQRQGLCLYSSPRTAKRQCGRSQRVIKVPDTSVFERTSSYLLARGITRLVMEGTLIAIDADE